A window from Nitrospira sp. ND1 encodes these proteins:
- a CDS encoding SMP-30/gluconolactonase/LRE family protein: protein MTTRTTQSGIIETLAGNGEPGYAGDGGPAGAASLNEPKGLCVDREGNLYIADSENHVVRRVDRVTGIITTVAGVCPSGATGPAVPEPPVAAQAEEDEDPFADHSGDSTKAYTQVTDLSGTVRYVTGGRLTVEHDSGDGGPARRARLNFPSAVAVDRAGNLYIADTMNHRVRKVDAATGIITNVAGTGQARYSGDDGPAVSAAINEPTGLAVSDEALYIADQSNNRVRRVDLATGVITTVAGDGTAAYSGDQVSAVQASLAGPSGVALGGDGVVYVADTFNSRIRSVDPATGQIATVAGDGGTYRYQGPAEPSSPSLSRPAGIAVGSDGNVYMTDSDSHLIRVWNGRSKTISRLSGTGVAQFGGDGGDALAGSLSYPFGVAVDASGTVYVADTFNHRIRVLTATA, encoded by the coding sequence ATGACGACACGCACGACACAATCCGGAATCATTGAGACTCTGGCAGGCAACGGCGAGCCGGGGTACGCCGGTGACGGTGGGCCTGCGGGTGCCGCCTCACTCAACGAGCCGAAAGGCTTGTGCGTTGATCGGGAGGGTAACCTCTATATTGCCGATTCCGAAAACCATGTTGTGCGTCGAGTTGATCGGGTCACAGGCATCATTACGACCGTGGCCGGAGTTTGTCCGTCAGGAGCGACCGGACCGGCAGTGCCTGAACCGCCTGTGGCGGCGCAGGCTGAGGAAGACGAGGATCCCTTTGCCGACCATTCCGGTGATAGTACCAAGGCCTACACGCAGGTGACCGATCTGAGTGGCACCGTTCGGTATGTGACCGGAGGGCGTTTGACGGTCGAGCACGATTCAGGCGACGGCGGCCCTGCCAGGCGAGCGCGACTCAATTTCCCCAGCGCAGTAGCCGTCGATCGCGCAGGCAACCTCTACATCGCCGACACAATGAACCACCGGGTGAGAAAGGTCGATGCGGCGACCGGGATCATCACCAACGTGGCCGGCACAGGTCAGGCGCGGTATTCCGGCGATGATGGACCGGCGGTGTCGGCCGCGATCAATGAACCGACCGGGTTGGCGGTCAGCGACGAGGCGTTGTACATCGCGGATCAAAGCAATAACCGTGTGCGTCGGGTCGACCTGGCGACCGGGGTCATCACCACGGTGGCCGGAGATGGAACGGCGGCCTATAGCGGAGACCAGGTTTCGGCCGTTCAAGCGAGTCTGGCCGGACCCAGCGGCGTGGCGTTAGGCGGAGACGGCGTCGTCTATGTGGCTGATACGTTTAACAGCCGGATACGATCTGTCGATCCGGCGACGGGGCAGATTGCGACGGTAGCGGGAGACGGCGGGACCTATCGATACCAGGGACCGGCTGAGCCCAGTTCGCCGAGCCTCTCCAGGCCTGCTGGGATTGCCGTCGGTTCTGATGGAAACGTGTATATGACGGATTCAGACAGTCACTTGATTCGGGTGTGGAACGGGCGTAGCAAGACGATCTCTCGCTTGTCCGGTACCGGTGTCGCGCAGTTCGGCGGCGATGGCGGCGATGCCTTGGCAGGAAGTCTCAGTTATCCATTCGGTGTAGCGGTGGACGCGTCCGGGACCGTCTATGTTGCGGATACATTCAATCACCGCATCAGGGTTCTGACCGCGACTGCGTAA
- the leuB gene encoding 3-isopropylmalate dehydrogenase: MNAKIAVLAGDGVGREIVPEAVKVLKVVAERYGHTFEFISGDVGGHAIDKVGVPLPAETLAIAKHSDAVLLGAVGGPKWEGLEYSLRPERALLGLREQLGLYANLRPAKLYPMLADASTLRRDVIEGIDMLVIRELTGGIYFGKPKGIEKLPGGGERGFNTEVYTTEEIRRIAVVAFDAARKRRKKVTSVDKANVLESSELWRRVVTDVHKGYPDVALSHIYVDNCAMQLVRNPRQFDVLLCNNIFGDILSDEAAMLTGSIGMLPSASVGAKVGLFEPIHGSAPDIAGKNIANPIATIASAAMMLSYAFQLDKEAAAIEQAIVKTLELGFRTKDIHAEGMQLVGTVEMGDAIVRNLPS; encoded by the coding sequence GTGAACGCGAAAATCGCAGTCCTGGCCGGAGATGGAGTCGGCCGTGAAATTGTTCCGGAAGCGGTCAAGGTGTTGAAGGTCGTTGCGGAACGCTACGGGCATACGTTTGAATTTATATCCGGCGATGTCGGCGGCCATGCGATCGATAAAGTCGGCGTGCCGCTTCCGGCTGAGACGCTCGCCATCGCAAAGCACAGCGATGCCGTGTTGCTCGGCGCCGTCGGCGGGCCAAAATGGGAAGGTCTGGAATATAGCCTTCGTCCTGAGCGGGCCTTGCTGGGGCTGCGGGAGCAACTCGGACTCTATGCCAACCTCCGACCGGCCAAGCTCTATCCCATGCTTGCCGACGCCTCCACGTTACGGCGTGACGTGATTGAGGGCATCGATATGCTCGTGATCCGGGAGCTGACCGGGGGGATTTATTTCGGCAAGCCGAAGGGGATTGAAAAGCTGCCGGGCGGCGGAGAGCGTGGCTTCAATACGGAGGTCTACACGACCGAGGAAATCCGTCGCATTGCCGTGGTGGCGTTCGACGCGGCTCGCAAGCGCCGTAAAAAGGTCACCTCGGTGGATAAGGCCAATGTGCTGGAGTCCTCGGAGTTGTGGCGGCGGGTGGTCACGGACGTTCACAAAGGGTATCCCGACGTGGCCTTGAGTCACATCTATGTCGACAATTGCGCGATGCAGCTGGTGCGTAATCCGCGGCAGTTCGATGTGTTGCTGTGCAACAACATCTTCGGGGATATTCTCAGCGACGAAGCCGCGATGCTCACCGGGTCGATCGGCATGTTGCCGTCCGCCAGTGTCGGCGCCAAGGTGGGGTTGTTCGAGCCGATCCATGGCAGTGCGCCTGATATTGCCGGCAAAAACATCGCCAATCCGATTGCAACGATCGCTTCTGCCGCAATGATGTTGTCCTATGCGTTTCAGCTCGACAAGGAAGCAGCGGCGATCGAGCAGGCCATCGTCAAGACGCTGGAACTCGGGTTCCGCACCAAGGATATTCATGCCGAAGGCATGCAGCTGGTCGGCACCGTTGAGATGGGTGATGCGATTGTGCGCAACCTTCCCTCGTAA
- a CDS encoding cupin domain-containing protein: MLNTHLQRCPEFLAGDHTRLRELLHPAKASLALGYSLAHGLLAPGQQSLWHRLKSSEVYYFIAGRGVMKVEDESVAVEAGSVIYVPPGAKQSLVNNGTAPIEFLCLVDPAWTAEDEAVGG; this comes from the coding sequence ATGCTAAACACGCATCTTCAACGATGCCCGGAATTCTTGGCGGGCGATCACACCAGGCTGCGGGAATTGCTGCACCCGGCAAAGGCATCGCTCGCGCTCGGATATAGCCTGGCGCACGGACTGCTCGCCCCGGGTCAGCAGAGCCTCTGGCATCGCTTAAAATCTTCCGAAGTGTATTACTTCATTGCCGGCCGGGGGGTGATGAAGGTGGAGGACGAATCGGTTGCGGTTGAGGCGGGCTCCGTGATCTACGTGCCCCCGGGGGCCAAGCAATCGTTAGTGAACAATGGAACAGCCCCGATTGAGTTTCTCTGCCTGGTCGATCCAGCCTGGACCGCGGAGGATGAGGCCGTTGGTGGATAG